From Xiphophorus couchianus chromosome 7, X_couchianus-1.0, whole genome shotgun sequence:
TGTCACACAAGACACTGTGAGATATTTGATCAAATTGTTTGACCCAGAAGGTGTGGAACTGAGACGAGCACGACGGTTGAGAAGACGTCAGTACAATTGCAGAGGACCAAATGCACTCTGGCTACGATAAACTAAAACCTTATGGCATTGCTATCAGTGGCTGTATAGATGGTTTTAGCCGACATGTTTTATGGATGGAGGCTTATACCACGAACAATGACCCCAAATTGATTGCAAGTTactatttgaaaacattttcatgcgTCAACGGATGTCCATAGAGGATACGTGCCGACAGAGGcacagaaaacatttgtattGAACAAATGCAGATATTTCTGCAGCAAAACCACACAGACAGTTTTGCAGGGGACAAAAGTTTCCTTTACGGAAGAAGTACATCCAACCAGCGCATAGAAGGCTGGTGGTCGACCCTCGGCAAACAGAGTGCACAGTTTTGGAGGAACTTATTTCAAACCTTTCTGGATGATGATCACTTTACAGGAGACTTTTTGGATAAAAGCCTCATCCAATTCTGCTTTCTTAATCTTATTCAGGTAGAAGTGTTTACTGGTTcactgtaatgtttttgttttaaaaagtattaaaagcaAATCTGCTGGTATGTTTActagaaataataaaagctCTTCTTCAAAGTGTTTAGCCACTTTCAGTGCgcataaagataatttaaaaagtgttgctgTTTATCTCGATCATACGGAGCCATTTGATAGTTTTTGCAATGTCTGATAGGTGCCCTCTAAACAGGACTTCCTGCACTGCATTTAATTAGACATATTGTGTGCaagcaaacataacattttcgacatcattcTGCTAGAACATAAAAGTTTATTGCtgtcataattttattgtagaGTTCTGATTTGACCTGACATTAGTCTTCAAGCTGTTACTGTgctgataaaagtaaaacatacagttttgttgacatgttttcatttcccaatccatagtttgttttgctttcacactgtcaTTTGAAGAAACAACGCTGATGCAAAGTTAATTATTGTTCTATGATAATCAGTTATGTACCAAATATCAATCCTTTTAAATGGGTATGCATTatgattaatgaaaaatataattttttttcaaacacaatgcTGTTCTGTTAAACTAAAGATATTGACAATGTATGGTTGAGATGTGAACAAAATGGCAGTACAGCAAGAATTACGTCATAAAttgaacacatgaaaaccagttctttgtgaaatacaaatgaacttcattgttttgtttaccaagAGTTTGCATAGTAGAGTTGATACCAGATATTTATGAGCAgttgattaatgtaaaaaaatatatataataaaaaaataaataataaaaaaagtcatgtgcaatttttttctcactgtctgacgttataagacaaaacttttcctactttttaaggttttatttgctCTTCCTTTGAGAATGATCAGACAGGAAAGCCAGTAATGAAGCTACACAGCACAGGTCATCAGTCCGGGGCTTGAACCTGTGATGTCCACATTcaggactgaggcctccatacatgggttgtgctttTCCACCGCACCACCCCAACGTTTCTTGTTCTAAGTTAGTTAGAATtagcaaaattgtattttctaaattccaaaaaacatgagaacatttttagagcGTTTTTGTGACTTCCTTCAAATGcaacagtttatatatttttagtaattatcagggataactgtattttaatgcatttagacTATAGCTTTTAGACCTGCTCAAATGGAAAATGAGCTTAATCAACATATTGAAAACCATACCAGGAAAGTATTGggtaaagtaacattttattagcaaaaagtcagaattgtggtttctgaattttttttttttttttttacatgaaaattcagagattttttttttttcagtggccctaatcctcttccgtaaaAACCATttcttgaaatgagacaaatttCTTCTTGTTCTAAATCTTTATTgaagttcaaaacaaaagaaggtaCACATTGTACAACagctgaaaatctgcagaatttaaCTTACACAATAACATACAAAATGAATAACTGCTTGCTTTGTGGTTATATCCAGAGCAGGCCACAGTCATCAATTTAGGGGAAGTCAGTTGGCgtatgaaagaaaattatataataGCTCATAATGAGCAGTAGCCCAGTTTGGTTTGTTGGTGAACTCTGAATGACctaaaaaataacttgtaatATCTCGAAAACCAAAGCTGCACAAACGACCGTTTCACCGGCACAAACCTGCACAAACGGAGCACTATAACCACTCAGACTATTTGCTGAATTTTTTGACGTGGGTGGGGtgtcagcttcactcagctcaGGTCTGGCGGTTCTGACCGTTTCCATGGCGCTTCTGGTCGATTTCTCGGTAAAACAACTCAGATAATCATGTCAAGGTTGTAACTTTCAGTTTAATCAGctgctgtttaaaaaagaaacaataacaaaattgtaaaataaaaaaattaaccagGTTTTCTTaccctgtttttattgttttaaacaccAAGAGATTCTGTCTTTTTCCTACTTTTGTCTCTCCAGTAAAAATAAACGTCAGTCACTAAACACAGTCTCCCAACAAATAGTGtgaatttataatttttcattgctgatataagaAAATGGAAGCTGCTGATGGCAGGACAGGAAGATTAGACTTGATGAGAGTGTTTCTGGAAAACCTTCTAGTGTTAAATATGACAATCATTGAGAATTTGGAAACAGTTGCTCTTTATTTGCCAAAGCAATGAGGGAACTGGGGGGATTATTCCAGCCgtctgaaataatctgttccctcTCCATCTCATTGGAACAAATGAATCGGGCCTGTGCCCCAGGGCTCACCAGTGTCTGATCAGTGCCCACCTGACTGTCCTCTGGTAGCATCATTCTGCACCACACGGCTCCAGACTTCCCTTCTCTTCCTTTGATGCTGCAGTCTTCCGAAGATGTGTTTTGTGCCCAAATTCGGTCAACTTATGGATCTTCAGTCTCTGCAAGTGTCACTGGAAATGTCTTATGAAATAGAGGCCAGAACAAGACAGCAGTCCAGATGTCCTGCATGGGTACATCTTCGACAGCCAAGACTCACTGCTAGCTGTTTCCCTGATGCTTGCAGAGGAGGAGTCTGCTGCCGCAGCACTGGCATCTCGGATGATCAGGGGTCACTAGACAACCTGCCGCCATGAAGCTTGGTCTGCAGATGGAGTCTGAGCTGCTGGCAAACTCTGCTGAGACGTCGAGGGTCAACTTGCTCCCTGTGGGATTCATTGTTGGCCCTGACACATCAGATCTTGGTGCAACTCCGGATGGCGAGGCGTGTGACCCGTCAGAATCAGCCCCGTTTGGACTGGTTGAGGTGAAAAGCAGCATGAAGAATGATGTGTCTCAGGTTGCTCAGCTCAAGGTTCAGGATGGCCAGGCTATGgagtgaaatgagtctcaaaaatagttgtgcactcgtaaccagatttgtgtgtaactgcagttttgtgtgtgcataccaggtgatttgtgtgtactttttcaacatgtattttatttttaaggtttacataTCCTgctacgcacgcacaaatctttttacgcacgcacaaatctttttacgcacacacaaatctttttgacactattttcactccatagaaataagactttgtcttttctagctgtcatggtaactcaaagcagaaaaaaagagagccgcatttgcgcatgcggttgtgacgtcagtgCAGCAGGCGCAAAGAGCCCATCTAGTGTAATAACATCACACTGCTACATTTGCTTTACGGGGGggtattgtaatccatagggggacccagaaaaatctttgggaaccactgagaTAGTTAGTTATGTGGATCGCCTCGACACCAGGTAAATTCTCAAGATTATTAGAGAAGTGTTGGGAACCGGGGTTTTGGTTCTTTGTGGGGATTTGCTGTTTGCCTGCTGCTTCCCTCTTCGGCCACTAGATGGTGGTAGAGGCTGCTACACCTTGGAGGGCGTGCCTGCTGACTCAGGTCAGCACACCTGTGATTCATCACCTAATCATCCAGGAGTATATGAGGAGCAGGCTGCCAGCActgagtgtttgccagttaTGGTACTCTGCGCCCCTCTGAGCTtgctctctgtgtttctctgaaATTACTTTTGGTAATTAATCCTTgttgcctctctctctctcaggtgTTTCCTTGTGACGCCTTGGAAATTCCCCTGTGAAGCCCGAGTCCTGACTTTCTGGATCTCtcccctcgtgacgccgtggattgttacccactggttgcccgagttcctTCCTGGCCTCTGCAGATCTTCAATAAACCATTCCTGGATTCTCAGCTGGCAGTCGGTTCGCTCCTCGCTCCTCCACACctgaacttacctgtccgccctccaccgCAGCCTCTACATCTACCTGCAAAGAACTCACTCAGTCAAGATCTGACGCTGGAACCCGGATCACTTCAAGGACACCCACAAAGAGACCAAACCACGGCATCGGCCCCTGGAGGAAGTCCATCTTCATCTCAAGTAAGATCAGTCTAATTCTTCCTGAATTTCCACTTTCCAATTACCTCAAACTCACCACCTGTTTCTCACTGCTCTTCagaatagatagatagataaatctttattgtcattgtcacaagaacaacgaaatttaaaaaagtgccatcagtcggtgcataagcttaaaaacaacaacaaaaaaaactgtctcacaattcaaacacaatgtaagaaatacaGACGACCCTGGTTGCCAACCCCAAGGACAAGAACTATACAGTCTCACTTTTcctcattgttaaaataaactttatttatctcTTCATCTTTATGTGGGAAAAGAAACTAGGACCCATCATGACAAGAAGTCGTTTACAGAGATAATACGGATCATATCCTAAATATACGCGTATTTTTTCGAGATGTTTCATCTGTTCAGCCGATTTAGGGCATTAGTTACTCGTGatcaattttgctttgttttgaaccgGAGAAATCCCCTTCCAGGCCTCCATCTGAATTTCGGGTCATCTGGGTCACGTGTCTGAAGCCCACCAATAAAGACATTATAAAGTCCTGCTTCTTGCTCCCTCCACTATTTGAGAAGTTCTGGTTTATTCTGACGAGATCAagacacagaaaacaagcaGGGCCTGCACAAAACTAAAGGTGACTTCTGCTTTACAATCGTTACTTAAATATTCCCATTATggaagagatttatttattacaatagtaaagaaaacagaaactaaataacttagtaaaaatataaataaacggGACATATTGAGAAATGAACAGCAGCACCAGGAGCAAAGGAGAGAGGCGTAAACAGTCTAACTAcaataccacagaagaagaaataaagcatCAAATTCACATCCACGTGCCGAAACTCGGAGCGGTTCGGTTCTTCAGGCCAGGCCGTCACGGCGTCTCTGGTTTACtgggttctggtctggttctggcTGCAGTCTTGGGTTGCTCCCTGTCCAGAGCTTTGTCCATCTCGGTGTAATAGTCCAGGGCTTTCCTCACCGGGTCGATGATGTGCTGCtgtggacagacagacagacggaccgCCCAGCGTTTGGCTGAAGGAGGATTTCTTCATATctgtttttcataatttcttttctgtgtcTGCTCACCTCCAGGCAGGGGAAGAGGTTGGCGAGCTCCATGAAGAGTGGCAGCAGGACGAACCTGATGAAGCCGATCTGAGATGAAGGTTTGGTCACTTTGTCTCTGTCCATGAAGGGACTGACTGGAAGACCCTCCAACTTCTCCACGTCACTCTGAGGACAGAAACTCCTGGATTCAGTTTACATTTCGGCCCAGCGGCCATGTTCTCTGAAGTGTGGAGCAAAAGCAGAACTTGTCCAAGGCTACAAACTAATCACAGCTCAGGGTGTCTGATTTTAGTTCATGTAATCTACCTGAGATAAAGGAAAAACTGTAGTGTACCTCTCCTAATCTACACagaccttcctcctcctcctcttcctgaatattgaatattcaGCCGTTCCTTTGATCTGCAGCTCTATTCATATTCAGATGAATGTGATGCTGAGCATCCAAACTCTCTCTGACGCCGTCATACTGGATATTAGTTTTCCATGTGCAGTGGCCATGTTGGATCGTGAACCTGGGTGTGGCTCCTGCCTCCAAATTACTTCAGGTGGTGCTCTTTCTATTTTGCTGACTAGTTTAGCCTAGCGTAGCCTGCCTGAGCTAAGTTTATTTGTTAGTCTGCTAAAAGTGGCCTTATCTCAGCTCAGTCTATCTAAACGTGCCATGGATTATGCGAGAGTATcatactttatttttgctttgtcaAACTAAagctatttaatttattttatcgaattttagttttgattagCATAGCGTAGCCCATcttttagcatgtttttatgtttatcttaaAGGGATAACTTTagtttactctttttttgtatttgttttaccAACTCACCTGAGATTAATAATTTGTCTCAGATTTTCTCAGTTTAGTTTAATGTAGCTACAATATGCTGGTGTAGTTTCAACTTTgttgtattaatttattattttctattcaaTTTACTTAAATAGAGTCAATTCATGACAAATGTCATCACTTTAACACAGCTATTTGTGCTAGCTTGGCTGGATTTAGCTAACCATATTGTTGCCTAGCTAAACTAGGACAGCTGCCTGTCCTCAGATTGTTTTAGTGCAGCTAAACTTTATTCAGCAggattcattttatgttttatttgcttcagAAATCAAATATGGAGAACCAAAGCTGTAGCTTCAGTATCTTTTAGATGGCAATAATATACAGCTGAAAGATATTTTATAGGGAGAAGTGAAGATAATTTCACGCagccttttgtttctgtttacatttaatcCAGAAGTTGAAGCCGGATTATGTGGTACCTGGTTGAAGAACTCCTGTAACAGGCAGTCCAGCCAGGGCTCGGCCACCTCCATGGGCCGCGCTTCGTTGGAAATGTCGCTCACTTTGATCAGGATCATCATGAGCTGCTCAGAGAAGGGAACACATGGGAATTTGGGGGAAAATGAAATATCTTTGaaagttttaatatatttttagatgctTTCTGTTAACTTTGACTTGTTTGACTAGGACTTTATGAAAAATGggtttatttacaataaaaccaTCATTTTGAATATACAGAAGTCTCAGattgcagattttatttctgaaatgaaatttgGAAGCGTTTGATGTAGTTCTAGCTGAGTCTGACTGTCTGTTTCTGaagatttcttaaaaacaaaaataaattttccatCAACTTGTAAAGGCTCATTCATTTTGCTTGTTTCTCAGCATATTAAATGTTTCTATGACTAATGGAGCTGCTAGTCAGAATTAAAGTAGAGAAACTTTCCCCTGAATGACAACATTTCTCATTTATCTCCCAGCAGAATCCGTGTCGCTTGGATATCATGACCATCCGGGTTTATCTCCCTCTTGGTGGTGTCGGGTCGCTCGGCGCTGCGCCGCCCTCACCAGGTCTTTGTGTTCCTTGTTGGTGAAGTCGAAAGCAGGAAGGATGGACTTGAACTTGTTCAGAATCTCGTTGTGTCTCGTCATGTCGGTGGCCAGGATGCATCTGCAGTTAGAACACAATCTGAACCAGGAAGTGCAATAAGAATCACACTGAGCTCCTGAAGGAGATGATCTCACTTGATGATTCCCTCTCTGATCCGTTTGTACTGATCCGAGGACAGATTCCTGAAGATGTTGCTCTCTCTCTGACACAAGGAAGAACCTGTTACTGACTCTGGTCAGCTGATTCCAGCAGGAAGCAGAGGACGGTGGTCTCACCTTCTGCAGAATCTGAAAGGCCACGGCACAGTGGTGGTTCTCCAGGGGAGAGATGTCGTTGTACCGCAGAGCCAGTTCGGTCCGCGCGTTTATCTGCAAACGAAAGGAAAGCGTTCAGCTGAAGGTGTCAGTCGAGCCGCTGCTGGACAGAGACGCCTCCACCTGGTAGGCGTTGTTGTATCCGGTGTGGTCAAGGTCGTGGCAGACCGCAGAGGTCATCATGATGAGCAGGTCGATGTTCTCCAGTTTATTCCTCAGGTCGGTCAGCCAGATCAGCCCGTACATCTGAACAGAGAGACGACCATGAACCCACTGGTCCGGGGACCGCTGTCGCCATGGAAACGGTCCTTGGACCGCAGGGTCTCACCATCTGGGTGACGCAGAAGCAGTGCTGGAAGTTGTGAAACGGGATGTTGTTGTATCTTCTGTAGAcctcaaacaggaagtgctgcAGAGCTTCAGGCTCGATGTTGAAGGAGGAGATGAAATCCAAATCTGTGAACATGACCTGCAGGAGAACCATGATCTCTGCGTCCTCCCACTGCCTGGAGACACGAGCGGGACAGACAGGAAGACATGGAGTCTGAAGCCCAGCAGGTTTTCCTGTTCTCTGAATGCTCAGGctacttcatgctgtcagaCAGGCTCTGTTCAGGTGATTAATGTACTGGTCAGGTGGTAATCATGCTGGGGAGCGGCTGTTCTTCCTTTTCCTTGAACCTCCAGAGCCCTGGCTCTGaagaccttcctcctcctcctcttcctcttcaggCTCAATGAATATTCAGCCGTTCCTTTGATCTGCAGCTCTATTCATATTGAGATGAATGTGATGCTGAGCAGCAAAGGATCTGCTCTTCAACAGCAAAATATCAGCTGAACCTCGTTGTCCTTGATCTCACCATCATTATGACTACAGCTTTGATCCAACACTCACCAGTTATCGAAGGTGGGGGTCTTCAGGTACTGCCTCAGTTCCTCTGAGACCTCCAGGGAGCTGCAGCAGGACGTCAGAGAGACAGCAGAGAGTCCTAGAGCC
This genomic window contains:
- the LOC114148071 gene encoding high affinity cGMP-specific 3',5'-cyclic phosphodiesterase 9A, with product MASKTIHFTVNGIPERAEFPGDCPAQEVKDLFRSAAEAGPHDILKLYNPKGNIINICPGLEPNSPASCYRLEVVAADCNSEPLATGANVLICPRLQGLEKKVLFAAGETPAVVLEMKKQVDCFQQKLESVEHLSWLGFYKDLSEGPHQPSPFYHKRSLHKTREEVEHVREKVLQMSSLEVSEELRQYLKTPTFDNWQWEDAEIMVLLQVMFTDLDFISSFNIEPEALQHFLFEVYRRYNNIPFHNFQHCFCVTQMMYGLIWLTDLRNKLENIDLLIMMTSAVCHDLDHTGYNNAYQINARTELALRYNDISPLENHHCAVAFQILQKRESNIFRNLSSDQYKRIREGIIKCILATDMTRHNEILNKFKSILPAFDFTNKEHKDLLMMILIKVSDISNEARPMEVAEPWLDCLLQEFFNQSDVEKLEGLPVSPFMDRDKVTKPSSQIGFIRFVLLPLFMELANLFPCLEQHIIDPVRKALDYYTEMDKALDREQPKTAARTRPEPSKPETP